From Camelus dromedarius isolate mCamDro1 chromosome 2, mCamDro1.pat, whole genome shotgun sequence, one genomic window encodes:
- the DYRK1A gene encoding dual specificity tyrosine-phosphorylation-regulated kinase 1A isoform X1 encodes MHTGGETSACKPSSVRLAPSFSFHAAGLQMAGQMPHSHQYSDRRQPNISDQQVSALSYSDQIQQPLTNQVMPDIVMLQRRMPQTFRDPATAPLRKLSVDLIKTYKHINEVYYAKKKRRHQQGQGDDSSHKKERKVYNDGYDDDNYDYIVKNGEKWMDRYEIDSLIGKGSFGQVVKAYDRVEQEWVAIKIIKNKKAFLNQAQIEVRLLELMNKHDTEMKYYIVHLKRHFMFRNHLCLVFEMLSYNLYDLLRNTNFRGVSLNLTRKFAQQMCTALLFLATPELSIIHCDLKPENILLCNPKRSAIKIVDFGSSCQLGQRIYQYIQSRFYRSPEVLLGMPYDLAIDMWSLGCILVEMHTGEPLFSGANEVDQMNKIVEVLGIPPAHILDQAPKARKFFEKLPDGTWNLKKTKDGKREYKPPGTRKLHNILGVETGGPGGRRAGESGHTVADYLKFKDLILRMLDYDPKTRIQPYYALQHSFFKKTADEGTNTSNSVSTSPAMEQSQSSGTTSSTSSSSGGSSGTSNSGRARSDPTHQHRHSGGHFTAAVQAMDCETHSPQVRQQFPAPLGWSGTEAPTQVTVETHPVQETTFHVAPQQNALHHHHGNSSHHHHHHHHHHHHHGQQALGNRTRPRVYNSPTNSSSTQDSMEVGHSHHSMTSLSSSTTSSSTSSSSTGNQGNQAYQNRPVAANTLDFGQNGAMDVNLTVYSNPRQETGIAGHPTYQFSANTGPAHYMTEGHLTMRQGADREESPMTGVCVQQSPVASS; translated from the exons GAGGAGAGACTTCAGCATGCAAACCTTCATCTGTTCGGCTTGCACCGTCATTTTCATTCCATGCTGCTGGCCTTCAGATGGCTGGACAGATGCCCCATTCACATCAGTACAGTGACCGTCGCCAGCCAAACATAAGTGACCAACAGGTTTCTGCCTTATCTTATTCTGACCAGATTCAGCAACCTCTAACTAACCAG GTGATGCCTGATATTGTCATGTTACAGAGGCGGATGCCCCAAACCTTCCGTGATCCAGCTACTGCTCCCCTGAGAAAACTTTCTGTTGACTTGATCAAAACATATAAGCATATTAATGAG GTTTACTATGCAAAAAAGAAGCGAAGACACCAACAGGGCCAGGGAGACGATTCCAGTCATAAGAAGGAGCGGAAGGTTTATAATGATGGTTATGATGATGATAACTATGATTATATTGTAAAAAACGGAGAAAAGTGGATGGATCGTTACGAAATTGACTCCTTGATAGGCAAAGGTTCCTTTGGACAG GTTGTAAAGGCATATGATCGTGTGGAGCAAGAATGGGttgccattaaaataataaagaacaagaaGGCTTTTCTGAATCAAGCCCAGATAGAAGTGCGACTTCTTGAGCTCATGAACAAACATGACACTGAAATGAAGTACTACATAg tgcaTTTAAAACGCCACTTTATGTTTCGAAACCATCTCTGTTTAGTTTTTGAAATGCTGTCCTACAACCTCTATGACTTGTTGAGGAACACCAATTTTCGAGGTGTCTCTTTGAACCTAACACGAAAGTTTGCACAGCAAATGTGCACCGCACTGCTTTTCCTCGCGACTCCAGAACTTAGTATCATTCACTGTGACCTAAAACCTGAGAATATCCTTCTTTGTAACCCCAAACGCAGTGCAATCAAGATTGTTGACTTTGGCAGTTCTTGTCAGTTGGGGCAGAGG ATATACCAGTATATTCAGAGTCGCTTTTATCGGTCTCCAGAGGTGCTGCTGGGAATGCCTTATGACCTTGCTATCGACATGTGGTCCCTTGGGTGTATTTTGGTTGAAATGCACACTGGAGAACCTCTGTTCAGTGGAGCCAATGAG GTAGATCAGATGAATAAAATAGTGGAAGTTCTGGGTATTCCACCTGCTCATATTCTTGACCAAGCACCAAAAGCAAGAAAGTTCTTTGAGAAGTTGCCAGATGGCACTTGGAACTTAAAGAAGACCAAAGACGGAAAACGG gaGTATAAACCACCAGGAACCCGTAAACTTCATAATATTCTTGGAGTAGAAACAGGAGGACCTGGTGGGCGTCGTGCTGGGGAATCGGGTCATACAGTAGCTGACTACTTGAAGTTCAAAGACCTCATTTTAAGGATGCTTGATTATGACCCCAAAACTCGAATTCAACCTTACTATGCCCTGCAGCACAGTTTTTTCAAGAAGACAGCTGACGAAGGTACAAACACGAGTAATAGCGTGTCCACGAGCCCCGCCATGGAGCAGTCGCAGTCTTCTGGCACCACCTCTAGTACGTCTTCAAGCTCAG GTGGATCGTCGGGGACGAGCAACAGTGGGAGAGCCAGGTCGGACCCAACACACCAGCACCGGCACAGCGGTGGGCACTTCACTGCCGCCGTCCAGGCCATGGACTGCGAGACACACAGTCCACAG GTGCGCCAGCAATTTCCTGCTCCCCTTGGTTGGTCAGGCACTGAAGCTCCCACACAAGTCACTGTTGAAACTCATCCCGTTCAAGAAACAACCTTCCATGTAGCCCCTCAGCAGAATGCATTGCATCATCACCATGGAAACAGttcccatcaccaccaccaccaccaccaccaccaccaccaccatggaCAACAAGCCTTGGGTAACCGGACCAGGCCAAGGGTCTACAATTCTCCAACAAATAGCTCCTCTACCCAGGATTCTATGGAGGTTGGCCATAGTCACCACTCCATGACATCCCTGTCTTCCTCAACTACTTCTTCCTCCACATCTTCCTCCTCTACTGGTAATCAAGGCAATCAGGCCTACCAGAATCGCCCAGTGGCTGCTAATACCTTGGACTTTGGACAAAATGGAGCTATGGACGTTAATTTAACCGTCTACTCCAATCCCCGCCAAGAGACTGGCATAGCTGGACATCCAACGTACCAGTTTTCTGCTAATACAGGTCCTGCACATTACATGACTGAAGGACATCTGACAATGAGGCAAGGGGCTGACAGAGAAGAGTCCCCCATGACAGGAGTTTGTGTGCAACAGAGTCCTGTAGCTAGCTCGTGA
- the DYRK1A gene encoding dual specificity tyrosine-phosphorylation-regulated kinase 1A isoform X2 has product MHTGGETSACKPSSVRLAPSFSFHAAGLQMAGQMPHSHQYSDRRQPNISDQQVSALSYSDQIQQPLTNQRRMPQTFRDPATAPLRKLSVDLIKTYKHINEVYYAKKKRRHQQGQGDDSSHKKERKVYNDGYDDDNYDYIVKNGEKWMDRYEIDSLIGKGSFGQVVKAYDRVEQEWVAIKIIKNKKAFLNQAQIEVRLLELMNKHDTEMKYYIVHLKRHFMFRNHLCLVFEMLSYNLYDLLRNTNFRGVSLNLTRKFAQQMCTALLFLATPELSIIHCDLKPENILLCNPKRSAIKIVDFGSSCQLGQRIYQYIQSRFYRSPEVLLGMPYDLAIDMWSLGCILVEMHTGEPLFSGANEVDQMNKIVEVLGIPPAHILDQAPKARKFFEKLPDGTWNLKKTKDGKREYKPPGTRKLHNILGVETGGPGGRRAGESGHTVADYLKFKDLILRMLDYDPKTRIQPYYALQHSFFKKTADEGTNTSNSVSTSPAMEQSQSSGTTSSTSSSSGGSSGTSNSGRARSDPTHQHRHSGGHFTAAVQAMDCETHSPQVRQQFPAPLGWSGTEAPTQVTVETHPVQETTFHVAPQQNALHHHHGNSSHHHHHHHHHHHHHGQQALGNRTRPRVYNSPTNSSSTQDSMEVGHSHHSMTSLSSSTTSSSTSSSSTGNQGNQAYQNRPVAANTLDFGQNGAMDVNLTVYSNPRQETGIAGHPTYQFSANTGPAHYMTEGHLTMRQGADREESPMTGVCVQQSPVASS; this is encoded by the exons GAGGAGAGACTTCAGCATGCAAACCTTCATCTGTTCGGCTTGCACCGTCATTTTCATTCCATGCTGCTGGCCTTCAGATGGCTGGACAGATGCCCCATTCACATCAGTACAGTGACCGTCGCCAGCCAAACATAAGTGACCAACAGGTTTCTGCCTTATCTTATTCTGACCAGATTCAGCAACCTCTAACTAACCAG AGGCGGATGCCCCAAACCTTCCGTGATCCAGCTACTGCTCCCCTGAGAAAACTTTCTGTTGACTTGATCAAAACATATAAGCATATTAATGAG GTTTACTATGCAAAAAAGAAGCGAAGACACCAACAGGGCCAGGGAGACGATTCCAGTCATAAGAAGGAGCGGAAGGTTTATAATGATGGTTATGATGATGATAACTATGATTATATTGTAAAAAACGGAGAAAAGTGGATGGATCGTTACGAAATTGACTCCTTGATAGGCAAAGGTTCCTTTGGACAG GTTGTAAAGGCATATGATCGTGTGGAGCAAGAATGGGttgccattaaaataataaagaacaagaaGGCTTTTCTGAATCAAGCCCAGATAGAAGTGCGACTTCTTGAGCTCATGAACAAACATGACACTGAAATGAAGTACTACATAg tgcaTTTAAAACGCCACTTTATGTTTCGAAACCATCTCTGTTTAGTTTTTGAAATGCTGTCCTACAACCTCTATGACTTGTTGAGGAACACCAATTTTCGAGGTGTCTCTTTGAACCTAACACGAAAGTTTGCACAGCAAATGTGCACCGCACTGCTTTTCCTCGCGACTCCAGAACTTAGTATCATTCACTGTGACCTAAAACCTGAGAATATCCTTCTTTGTAACCCCAAACGCAGTGCAATCAAGATTGTTGACTTTGGCAGTTCTTGTCAGTTGGGGCAGAGG ATATACCAGTATATTCAGAGTCGCTTTTATCGGTCTCCAGAGGTGCTGCTGGGAATGCCTTATGACCTTGCTATCGACATGTGGTCCCTTGGGTGTATTTTGGTTGAAATGCACACTGGAGAACCTCTGTTCAGTGGAGCCAATGAG GTAGATCAGATGAATAAAATAGTGGAAGTTCTGGGTATTCCACCTGCTCATATTCTTGACCAAGCACCAAAAGCAAGAAAGTTCTTTGAGAAGTTGCCAGATGGCACTTGGAACTTAAAGAAGACCAAAGACGGAAAACGG gaGTATAAACCACCAGGAACCCGTAAACTTCATAATATTCTTGGAGTAGAAACAGGAGGACCTGGTGGGCGTCGTGCTGGGGAATCGGGTCATACAGTAGCTGACTACTTGAAGTTCAAAGACCTCATTTTAAGGATGCTTGATTATGACCCCAAAACTCGAATTCAACCTTACTATGCCCTGCAGCACAGTTTTTTCAAGAAGACAGCTGACGAAGGTACAAACACGAGTAATAGCGTGTCCACGAGCCCCGCCATGGAGCAGTCGCAGTCTTCTGGCACCACCTCTAGTACGTCTTCAAGCTCAG GTGGATCGTCGGGGACGAGCAACAGTGGGAGAGCCAGGTCGGACCCAACACACCAGCACCGGCACAGCGGTGGGCACTTCACTGCCGCCGTCCAGGCCATGGACTGCGAGACACACAGTCCACAG GTGCGCCAGCAATTTCCTGCTCCCCTTGGTTGGTCAGGCACTGAAGCTCCCACACAAGTCACTGTTGAAACTCATCCCGTTCAAGAAACAACCTTCCATGTAGCCCCTCAGCAGAATGCATTGCATCATCACCATGGAAACAGttcccatcaccaccaccaccaccaccaccaccaccaccaccatggaCAACAAGCCTTGGGTAACCGGACCAGGCCAAGGGTCTACAATTCTCCAACAAATAGCTCCTCTACCCAGGATTCTATGGAGGTTGGCCATAGTCACCACTCCATGACATCCCTGTCTTCCTCAACTACTTCTTCCTCCACATCTTCCTCCTCTACTGGTAATCAAGGCAATCAGGCCTACCAGAATCGCCCAGTGGCTGCTAATACCTTGGACTTTGGACAAAATGGAGCTATGGACGTTAATTTAACCGTCTACTCCAATCCCCGCCAAGAGACTGGCATAGCTGGACATCCAACGTACCAGTTTTCTGCTAATACAGGTCCTGCACATTACATGACTGAAGGACATCTGACAATGAGGCAAGGGGCTGACAGAGAAGAGTCCCCCATGACAGGAGTTTGTGTGCAACAGAGTCCTGTAGCTAGCTCGTGA